ATGGATGTTGAGTTCTCTTCAGTCACACAAGGATTCTATTCATTTTGATCACTTTTAAGTTCAAGTGGGAGAGCATGTTTTGGAAATAAAAGGGCTGACTAGCACAAACATCTCCTCTCTGATTTGACAACCTCTTCTGAAGAGTGAACCACGTTTGGTACAAATCCACTCTTCACCCCTTCCCAGCCCTCCTGGATTGTAATATCCCCCCTTTTAACCAGCTCATATATGTCTCTCGTCAGGTCTGTGAAGGCTTTCTCCACATTAATGGCATCTCGGGCTGACGTTTCAATGTACTTCATGCCGTATGCAGCAGCCAGTTTCTCTGCCTCGTGGCGAGTCACTTGCCTCTGTGTATCCAGGTCACACTTGTGACCCACCAGAACAAATACAATTTGGTAGGGCTGAACGTGTACTTTGGTCTCTTCTAACCACTCATGGACATTCTGGAAGGACCTGCGGTTGGTAATGTCAAATAAGAGAAGACCACCTACTGAGTTCCTGTAGTAGGCGCGAGTGATGGATCTAAAACacaagaaagaagtaaagaataAAGGCCATGCCCAAACTCCTGCACTTCAATGAACTCAGTGTATTCTAGTGTCTCTGGTTACTGACACAGTCCTTTAGTAAAAACGAccctttttttttccaacaaaggAATACAAATGTCATtccataataataacaatatatgaATTTTCAATTGGGCAAAACTTGGAGATGGCATCTTCTAGAAATGAATGCTCATGAACTTACAAGCATTTTTCCTTTGATTCAGGTAGAACCAAAGCTAACTCTCCCACCCCTCATCTGGATAACTGAATGAgacttcctcttctgcaaaatgggacaCCCAAGGCACAGGTTATCATGAggcaaaatgaaataatagatgtTAAAATGTTATGTGGCCAGGAGAGCTCATCACAAATTCTAGTAGTTGAAatgagatctttaaaaaaataaaaatgaatttatgatAGTTGACAGAAAATGCTTATAAGTATATAGGTATATTGCAATATACTCCATTTATCATTACCAtgtttgtctttctattattattattattattattattattattataatccaACAGGGGTCTTCTATCTCTTCTGTGGGAATGGGAGAAAGAAGGATGATCGCAAAGGCCTTGAGTACAGTGCCTGTCAGCCCTACTTCCTGACACATTTCAGAGAGGCTGACTCAGGAGCCCCCAGGAAAACTGCCTAAGTAGCCAAAGTTTCCCTTTGAAATGACACGATTTATTTAAAGGGTTGTAATTAGAATACTTCTAAAACCAATTATACATTTGCTGTATGTCTTTAGCAGAAGAAACCTCATGTATTTTAACTTCTTGATTTGAGGAGCTTCATTATCAGTATACATTATGGTACTTTGCTTAGAGTGTATTAGAATGTACAACTATTTGCTTCTACAATCACTTGTTTTAGACTGCtatgctttgtttctttgtttgtttggtttttgttttttttttggtgaggaagattgtccctgagccaacatctgtgccactcttcctccactttgtatgtgggatgcaaccacagcatggcttgatgagcaggtgtgtaggtccacacctgggatctgaacctgtgaaccctgggctgctgaagcagagtgctcgaacttaaccactacaccactgggtcagcaGGACTACTGTGCTTTTTGATCTATGTCTAGTTTTAGGTTTTCTGTCTCCTTGGATGAAGAAGATAAACAATGAGGGACTCAATAGCTTAAGGCTTAGGGCAAATAGCCCAATGATAACAGAACAAACATTGTCCAGAGAAGTAAAGTCCAAGCTATATGATGATAAGAGCAAACCTTACAAATGAGTTCAAGTCTCCAGGACCAGGCAAATAAGCCCTGGAGACTGAAAACATTTCTGATTCTCTTATGTTTGAAGATTCATGGAGAACGGTAGGTATACCAGAAAATTCAACATGAACAAACAGAGGTTTTGATTCACAAACAGCTTGGTTCAAGAAATCAATAAACAAGCTGTAGATCCCTGTCAGAACTCTAAAATACATTATTACATTAATGGTTTGCGAGTATTTAGAAAGCAACCAAGCCCTTTCTAAGCACAACATAAAGCTACATGAAAATTAAGATTTTCTgtacattaaaaatttttcttaaagttaaaagacaaatggcaaacttggaaaatattttacaacatACATGacagaaaagaattaatattgttaatgtataaagaacttttacaaatcaataCCACCCAATTAATAATAAGCATTGGATATGAAAAGGCTGTTCATACAGAAATTCCAATAAACATATGAGAAATGCAATCACAAGTTCAGAGTGAACCTGTACAAGCATATTTGTCACAGTGTTGTTTGTGAAAGTGGGGAGTTGGAGACAACTTAAGTTTGTAATTATCTCTTCTCCCTACTCTTCAACTACCTAACCAGTATCTTCTATGCTCAATTAGTATTCactagataaaaaaagaaatcataaatatGGGCTAATGAGTCATTTTGATCTAGTTCCTGCTGTACCCCATGACTTTAGCTCAAATTGCTTTCTCAAAGTTTTGTGTGTACACTGCTCTCTCTCACTTCTGTCTTTATATATGGTGTTTCCCCTCCCTGGGCTTTTCCTGTCTTTGCTTAGGTAGTCATACTCATCAGGCTTCATCTTCTCCAGGCAGCCTACCCTCCTCTATGTTCATACATATAATTACGAATGATACATActacaaaggaaaagcaaagggcTGTAAGAGTAAATTAAACCTGTTCATTGATTACTCATTATGTGCTAAGCATTATAGTAGGGAGTGGGCATACAAATATGAACAAGACACTCTTTTGTGTAATCGCTGATTATCTATGCCCCCCTACTATGCTAGCACAGAAGTTCAAAGAGGGAAGGGcctgtgtctgttttgtttacatgGCATCCCCTTGTATGAGTTTCCTCAGGCTGTTTCCCCAGAAACAagcccagtgtctggcatgtagtgGCTGATCACTGAATGTGTGCTGGTTGCAAGAAGGAATCAATCATCAGTatctatttcatatatatatatatatatatatatatatatatatatatatgacataataGATCTATATCTGaatctatctctatctctatatcaCCTATCTACATCTGTCAGTGATGTTAGGATGACCTGGGAACATTTTTGAAAGTATGTAGCATAGGGACTGAGACTGATGAATTACAGTGATCAATTCCAGCAAGTTTATTAGCCACCAAGGGGCAGGTTGGTGGAGTAGTGGTGCAAGCAATACGTATTACTGACTGGCCTTCCCTGCCAGGGTGCTTCTTTCCCTGCACTGAATTCCCAGCTAGCTTAAGATGGACTTGAGCAGAAACCCCCAGACCCTCGCTATCGTCCCTACTGGCCGCGATCAGGACCAGGAAGTCTCTTTTCCCCAGGGACTGTGCAAGCCCCGAAGACCCTCCCACTGCTCGAAGACCCGGCTGCGCTCCCACCTGAACCTCTCTTGACCCGCAGTATCCCAGATCTGGAGCTTGATGCGTTTTCCTGGCTCGATCTCCACCAGCCGGGAGAAAAAATCCACCCCTACGGTGGGGTCCGAAACCTGGGCAAAGCGGCCCTCGGTGAAGCGGCGGATCAGACAGGACTTGCCCACTGTGGAATCCCCGATGACAATGAGCCGGAACTGGTACAGCCAGATGGCCTCCATGGCCGGGGCTCGGCAGGTCTCCTTGGCCTGGGCCGTGGGCGGCAAGAGGGGGCGCTCCGCCGAGGCCTTGGAGAGCGCGGCTCGGTCCGGATTTAGATGGGCCACGAGCGCATCGCTGGCCGGGGAGCCCGAGGCGAGGTAGGCCCAGGCGCAGCGAGAGCGCAGGGATGGATGCTGCGCTCGCAGAGGTGATGAAAtggcagcagcatcagcaccacgcACTCTGACTCATCACTGACAACCGGGTTACTGTAATCGCCCGAGTAGACGCGACGCCTGGGGCCGCCGCACTGTCTGTAAGAGGAGCGCACAGAAAAACGGCCACGAAAACAGCGCATTCCCTTCATTGCTAATTCCTCCACCCACACCCTCTTCTTAAGTAaaaattttctctgtctttcgAATTGCGAAAGAAATACCTTTTCATTAAAACTAGCGAAACAATACAAAAATGTACACAAAAAGGAAAGTCTATAATtctctacctccctccctccctaagACATTAATAGCTTGGTGTTATATTCTTCCACCtgtgtttatatacatttattgctGTTTGATTTTACAAACATTGGATCAAATTGGACTTGCTTGCTTTTTGCAGTTAATAAAGAATCATAGACATCTCTTCATTTCCAACTTATTTACCTTTGCCATAACAATGCTGTAATAAAGATTCTAAGTATAGTCACACAGACATTATTTCTATGAGATAAAGTCTTACAGGAGGGACCAGGAAATCAAAGAGTATgagtattttaaatgtaaagatatgGGCACTATACTTTGTAAAAGTATTTTGCAATTTACATTCTAGTCAGCAATGTGTGAAAAGACCAtttctttgcattatttcaaACATCATATATCATATTCTTTCTTAGTTCTTGCCAATCTGATGTAGTTAAATAAAAAGGTGTCTCattgctttattttacatttccctgaCTACGAATGAGTTCGACACTATGTCTTGTGTATtgatcatttgcatttcctcttcttGGAATTGCCTCTTcaaatcatttgtattttttcatatgcaaTCCTTTATCATTGCcttactcaatttttttaaacagctttattaagatataatccacataccatacaattcacccatttaaagtatacaatccAATGTtttttactatattcacagagttgtacaaccaccaccacaatcaatttttgaacattttcatcactccaaaaagaaatgctgtgtCCATTTACAGTCACTCCTCTTTTCCCCTCAACCTCCACACCTAAGCAACAattaatctcctttctgtctctatagatttctctattctagacatttcatataaatggaatcatacaatatgaggACTTTTGTAACTGCCTTCTTTCAGTTACCATAATGCTTtagaggttcatccacattgtagcatgtattaggACTTCATTCTCttctatgactgaataatattccactgtgtggatagaccacattttgtttatccatttatccatggatgggcatttgggttgttctcACATTTTGGCTATCATGGATAATGCAGCTATGAACgttcgtgtacaagtttttgtctGAACACATAATTTGAACTCTTTTGGTTTAAACCTAGGAGCGGAATTCCTGGATCctgtggtaactctatgttgaATCCTTTGAGGAAACGCCagcctgttttccacagtggctcatcattttacattcctaacagcaatgtatgagagtatctatttctccatatcttctccaacacttggtattttctgactttttgattctagacatcctagtgggtatgaagtgatatctcattgtggttttgaattgcatttcccttatgactaATGACAACAAGCATATTTTCGCAttctttttggccatttgtatattttccttggagaaatgtagactcaaatcctttgccctttttttgtgtgtgcgtgaggaagcttgtccctgacctaacatctgtgccaatcgtcctctattttgtgtgtgggacactgccacagcatggcttgatgagcggtgtgtaggtcatgcccaggatctgaaccagtgaaccctgggccactgaagcagagcacaaacttacccactacaccacctggccggccccagccTTTGCCCACTTTCAAACCAgattatttgtctatttattattgagttgtaagagttcttcatgtATATTCTAGGTACAAGTAccatatatatgatttgtaaatattctctTGCATTCTGTGTGTCCCTTTTGCACTTTCTTGagggtgtcctttgaagcacaaagctTTAAACTTTGATGCAATAGAAATTATCTATCTTTTCAgttgttgcttgtgcttctggtgtcatgtctaagaataCTTTGCCAAggccaaagtcatgaagatttacttctatgctttcttctaagagttttgtagttttagctcatacatttaggtctatgatctattttgagttaatttttatatatgctgTGATGTCGGGGTCCAACACCATTGTTTGCATGTGGTTATCTAGTTGGCCAAGTACCATTTGTTGGagagattattctttccccattgaatgattTTGGCagccttgttgaaaatcaattgaccatagactatgggtttatttctggactcccaattttattctattggtctatatgtctagtcttatgccagtaccacattgtcttgattgtatagctttgtaataagttttgaaatcaggaagtgttagTCTTCCTTCCGCGTTCTTTTCTAAGatcattttggctatttggggccccttttaattccatatgaattttaagataagCTTGgcaatttctgaaaataagaCAGCTGGGATATTGATTAGGATTTCATAGAATTTGTAGGTCAATTTGGGAAGTATCGCCATCTTAATAAAGTTAAGTCTTTCAATCCTTGGACAtaggatatttttccatttatttaggtcttttaaaatttctttcaacaatgttttgtagttctcagcgtacaagtcttgcacttctttggctaagttattcctaagtattttattctttttgatgctattgtgaatggaattgttttcttaatttcattttcaaattgtttattgcaagtatataaaaatatgattgattttttatattgattttatattttctaaacttactaaacttgtttattagtccatatatttttttagtgTATTCCTATTCCTTATGACTtggttaaatgctttttctgcatctactgagatgatcatgtgatttttgtttttttattctattgatgtgATGTGTTTACATTAGTTGAATTTTTTGGAAGTTGAGTTAACTTTGCATTTCTGGTATAAACCCTATTTGATGatggtgtataatttttaaaatatgtttttagattcagtttgctaggattttgttgaggatttctacATCCAAATTCATAACActtattggtctgtagttttcttttattgtgatgTTCTCATCTGGTTTTAGTATTGGAGTAATACTgccttcataaaatgagttgggatgtgtttcttcctcttcctctttttggaagagtttgtgaagaattggtattaattcttatttaaatgttcgctagaatttatcagtgaagccatctggcctGGGCCTTTCTTTGTGAGTGgtattttgattactaattcaatctcttcacttgttataggcctgttcagattgtctatttcttcttgaatcagtttcagtagtttgtatgtgggtaggaatttttccattccatctaagttatccaatttgttggcatacagttgttcatactATTCATTTATAaccctttttaattttgtaaagtcaGTAATAatgcctcctctttcatttctgattctagtaatttgagtcttttctcttttttttcttggtcagtctagctaaaggtttgtcagttttgttgatcttttcaaagaaccaatttttggttttgttgagtctatttttttatttactttccatttcatttatctctgctctaatctttattatttccttccttctgcttgattTACTTTTAGTTTGCTCATCTTTGTCCAGTTTCTTAAGGTATACGTTTAGGCTATTGGTTtgagatcttccttttttttttttcaatataggcatttacagctgtaaacttccctctgaGCACTAGCTTTATCTACactccataagttttggtatctTGTATCTTCATTGTCATTAATCTCAAAgtgttttctgatttccctttggatttcttctttgacccgttTGTTATTTAAGAGTGTTTGTtctatatatttgtgaatttcccccatttttttcctgctattgatttctaattttactccATGTGGTCGGAGAACACACTTTGTATTGTTTGTATCCCTTTAAATTTCTTGAGGTTTGTTTTATCGCATAGCATATGATCTTTTCTGGaaaatgctccatgtgcacttgagaaaaatgtatattctgttgttgggtggagtattctatatatgtgtattagatctagttggttttTAGTTGTTATGCaggtcttctattttcttttttttgtttgttttggtgaggaagatttccctgaactaacatttgtaccaatcttgctctattttgtatgtgtgaggccaccacagcatggcttgatgagcactgtataggtccatgcctgggatctgaacctgcaaaccctgggccaccaaagcagaatgtgcagacttaaccactacaccactgggccggcccccaggtcttttatttccttgttgatattCTGTacagttgttctatccattattggaAGTGAGGTATAAAGTCTTCAACTATTATTGTAGAGCTACTCCTcatttcagttctgtcagtttttgccccATAtcttttgaagctctgttattagatgCATATATGTTTGTAACTGCTGTATCTTCATGATGGATTGACTTATCAttttgaaatgtccctttttatctctagtagcttttttttttgttttgaagtctattttgcctgatattagtatagccacttcagctttcttgtggttgctgtttgcatgatatacctttttccatatttttacttTCAGTGTGTATTGTGGAACCTTAATTGTGTTGCCTGTAGACAGCTTATAgttgtttcatgtttttttatccaatctcacaatctttgctttttattgaattgctattattgttatcattgatatagttggatttatatctattttattttttccttttctatatatgttatgtttttttgttcctctaatccttctttattactattttttttgcattgagcgaatattttctaatgtagtatttgaatttctttaatgattttttcactatatttttgaCCTATTTTTTTAGTAGTTGCTCTAGGGTTTACCAAATACATCTTAACATATCAGAGTCACCATCAGATGTATACTACCTTAATTCCACAAATATggaatatgtgtatatgtttatataatatacGACATATAGAAACATACTTCGTATAGCTCTAttcctttttctcacttttaatggTATTATTGTTAgaactattttaattttgtagtGTGTATTAATTTTACAAAACCAGTAATACactgttataattattgctttaccACGTGTAGTCATTTCCTTAGCCCAATATAGCTTGACTCCCACCCATCTCTTATGTGCTGCTTTTGGCAAATATATTACATTCCTATATGTTATAGCCCAACAGTACAccatatacatattattttatacaattgttctttaaatcagttaagaaaaaaaatgagggaagtATACATTTATGTAGTATTTTGTAATTACATCATTACCTTTACCAGTgctctctcttttgtgtgtgtgtatgcgtgtttgAATTACCATCTGAGGCCACTTGCTTTCAGTTTGAAGAActtccttcagtatttcttgtaaagTGGGGTCTGCCAGCAACAAATTCACTCAGTTCTTATTTGTTTGCCTTGGAATGtctttatttgctttccttttttgaaagatagctttgctggatatatgattcttggtttattttaaatatatataatatatttatattatgtaatattaaatatatataatattgagGGACAAAGGATCAGAACCCCGCTGGAAAAATGTGTAAAAGAcatgaatgaatatatatttataaattataaattaaagataTTAGCCATTCATCTGCAATATATGTTGTAAAGATTATCTTCCAGTTTGTTagttgtcttttgactttgtttgcggtgctttttttttttttttactaagtaaaggtttttagtttttaaaaatttttataaagtcaaatttaccgattttttcttttatgacatCTGGTTTTAAGTCATCTTATACTAGATTTTGGGTCTATTTTTGGACATTCTATTCACTGCACTGTTTTACTTAAAAGacactttattgtatattttaatatctgataaGTCTACTTGAACCTCATAATTTTCCTTATAAATGCTTTTCTGGCTAGTCTTTCatgtttgtatttctatatgaACTTAGTCTCAATATGTCTACGTCCATAAAAAAGCTTGCTGAcaattttattgggattgcaaTACATTTATAAGTTACCTTGCAGAAAACTGACATTTGTATGGTGTTGAGTCATCCTATTCAAGAATAAGGTAGGCCTTTCCATGTGCTCAAACTTTCATTTGTGTGTTTCAGGAGTGTTTAAGCTTTTTCTAGTATAGGTTTGAACATTTCTTgttgtttattcctaaatatttcatctttcttgCTGCTGTTGTAAATTAAGCTTTCTCTATGAGTGTATCCTCTAACAGgttattgtttatatatatgaaGGCTATTGATTTCtctatgttaattttatatgctATTACTTTACTGGCCTCTGGTTTTTTTTGAGgtagttttattattaattttctaggGATTGGCAGTTCTGCAGGGGTTAGCAATCTTCTGCAAAGAGCTgggcagtaaatattttaaacttaatgGGCCAAGAGGCAAAACTGAGACTATTATGTAGGTATATATATAACAAGAGGATACAGATAATTTCagtgatgaaattaaaaatataataataaaatacagggAGTTTTTGTAATACAGGTCTACTAATGTGAAGATTACAATTATTTTTGGGGATAATATTCTGCTTAAGTAAGATTCAAAGATAGTGTTCCCTGCCATCAAAatcaattcaaatgttaatctgtTAATGCTGATCtgtaatgatatttttatatatttcatttttgaatatgtctttttaaatagaTAGGTACTGTCAAATACTGACATCAATCCAGAaacataagattttttaaatttagattaactttttattatggaataatttagattcacagaaaagttgcaaagatagtgcaGAGAGCTCCATATCTCCTTAACCCAGTTGCTTTTATTGTTAACATGTACATAACCCTGGTACATTTGTAAAAACTGAGGAAACAACATTGGTACATTACTGATAACTAAACTCCacactttattcaaattttactttttcttttctggtatcccatctaggataccacattacatttagtcatcatctCTTCTTAGCTTCCTCTGGTTTGTGACAGTTTCCCCaagtttccttgtttttgatgacataGAGAGTTTTGAGGAGTACCGGCCAGGGATTTTGCAGAATGTTTCTCAATTGagattcctttgtttttctcatgattagactggttAGGACTAGACTGGGGTATGGGATTTTGGTAGGAAGATTACCGAGATAAAGTgctattttcatcacatcatatccaGCATATCAAGGCTACTATCAACATGGATTGTCTCTGTTGGAGTTGACCTTGATTAGAAGCCTTCCACCTCAGTGGAATTTCTAGGGGTCCAGCGGTGCAGGGCATGTCAAGCTATCCCTTCTAAGGTGAAGGATAAGTTGCTGCATCTGGCCCCTCTTACACCAAAAAGGAGTCACAAGGCCTACTCGGCCTCTTTGGACTTGGGGAGGCAACATATCCCTCATTTGGATGTGTTACTCTGGCCCGTTTACCAAGTGACCCAAAAAGCTGCTGGTTTTGTGTGGGGCCCAGGACAAGAGCAGGCTCTGCAACAGGTCCAGGCTGCCGTGCAACCTACTCTGCCACTTgggccatatgatccagcagatcCCATGGTGTTTGAAGTATCAGTGGCGAATAGGGATGCTGTTTGGAGCTTCTGGCAGGCCCCTACAGGATTTTGGAGCAAGGCTCTGCCATCGTCTGCAGTTAACTGCTCTCCTTTTAAGAAACAGCTTTCGGCCCCAGCTACTGGGCCTCAGGAGAGCCTGAACGCCTAACCATGGGCCACTCAGTTACCATGCGACTTGAGCTGCCCATCGTGAACATAAAGTTGGGGGTGCGCAGCAGCGCTCCGCTCTCAAATGGAAGTGGTATAGGTGTAACCAGGCCTGAGCAGGCCCCAATGGCACCAGTAAGTTCCACGAAGAAGTGGTCCAAATGGCCATGGCCCCTGCTCCTGCTACATGACTTTCTCCCAGCCTGCACCTATGCCTCTCGGGGGAGTTCCCTCTGATCaggtggcagaggaggggaagactTGGGCCTGGTGGACAGACGGTTCTGCACCATGTGCAGGCACCACCCACAGGTGGACAGCCACGGCACCACAGCCCCACTCTGGGACCTCCCCGAAGGACGCTGGTGAAGGGAAACCCTCCAGGTGGGCAGAACTTGGAGCAGTGCACCTGGTTGCTCACTTTGCTTGGAAGGAGAAACGGCCAGACGTGCGATTACACACCAGTCCATGGGCTCTGGCCCATGGTCTGGctggagagtcagggacttcgaAGGAACGCGACTGGAAAATGGGTGACAGGGAAGTCTGAAGAAGAGGTAGGCCTCTCTGAATGGGCAAAAAAATGTGATGATATCTGTGTCCCGtgtgaatgctcaccaaagggtgacctcagcagaggaggattCTCATATTCAAGTGGCTAGGATGAACCATTCTGTGGGTACCAGTCTGCCTCTTTTGCCAGCCAGTCCTGTGTTTGCCCAgtgggctcatgaacaaagtggccacggtggcagggatgggggtgATGCGTGGTCTCAGCAACATGGACTTCCACACACCAAGACTGACCTAGCCACAGCCGCTGAGTGCCCAATCTGCCAGCAACAGACCAACACTGAGCCCGCAACATGGCCCCATTCCCCAGGGTGATCAGCCAACTACCTGGCGGCAGGTTGATTACATCGGACCACTTCTATCAGGGAAGGGGCAGCGTTTTGTCCTTACTGGAatagacacttactctggatacggatttgccttccctgcacaCGGTGCTTCTGCCCAAACTACCGTCCATGGACTTACAAAATATCTTACCTTTCTTCACGGTATTCCACGCAACATTGCTTCTGATGaaggaactcacttcacagcaaaagaagtgtGGCAATGGGCCCACGCTCATGGAGTTCACTGTTCTTACCACGCTCCCCACCATCCCAAAGCAGCTGGCTTGACAGAACGatggaatggccttttgaagactcagcTACAGTGCCACCTAGGTGACAATACCTTACAGGGCTGGGGCGAGGTTCCCCAGAAGGCTGTTTAAtctcaaataaaaacaacaacaaggtCATACATCCACCTCACACGATACAACCATCCTGAATGAAGCTGAAAATGCACCAACTAACCCCTTCCCCAGAAGAGGAGTTAAAGTCCTCGAGTGAGGTTTACTCCAACTGCAAGGATTCACGGGTCCAGGAATCAAAGGGTCCAAATGGTGGTGGGACTACTCACTATTACCGCTAGCGacccactagcaaaatttttgctcCCTGTCTCTGTGACCTGATGCTCTGCTGGCCTAAACATCTTAGTTCcagaggaaggaatgcttccaccgGGAGACACAGCAATGCTTCCACTAAACTGGAAGTTAAGGCTGCCCCCCGGCCACTTTGAGCTCCTCAAGGCTTCTGTggatcaacaggcaaagaagggagttacTGTGCTGGCTGGGGTGATTGATCATGACTACCAAAGGGACATTGGG
This DNA window, taken from Equus przewalskii isolate Varuska chromosome X, EquPr2, whole genome shotgun sequence, encodes the following:
- the RAB39B gene encoding ras-related protein Rab-39B — protein: MEAIWLYQFRLIVIGDSTVGKSCLIRRFTEGRFAQVSDPTVGVDFFSRLVEIEPGKRIKLQIWDTAGQERFRSITRAYYRNSVGGLLLFDITNRRSFQNVHEWLEETKVHVQPYQIVFVLVGHKCDLDTQRQVTRHEAEKLAAAYGMKYIETSARDAINVEKAFTDLTRDIYELVKRGDITIQEGWEGVKSGFVPNVVHSSEEVVKSERRCLC